The Panulirus ornatus isolate Po-2019 chromosome 56, ASM3632096v1, whole genome shotgun sequence genomic interval tacaacaccctccccgtactgtacaagtaCGTAATCATAAGCTGTCGGCCGGCCAGGGTAATCATAGTTATGGTGCTCTGTCCCAGCCAAAATAAGTATCCATTTCCTTACCAACGGAAAGATGTCCCGCGCCGAGGCATCGAACCCAGGCATGTGGATTTTAAGTCAGTAATGCTACCCATAACACCACATGAGATGGCGTTTTATTGaagatttattcattatattttttggCTTCTACAACTATTCTGTTCATAACTAAATCCTCTTCTAatctctttatcttttcttaCAGGAGTCACGTGTCTTATCACAGACTACTGGATCCCCTATCTCactcatgattcacttccatgtaATAAAAGTTCGTGATTACAAACAGTATAATCCCAGTGGGGCCAACACTTTATCTCTGCTTCGTAAATCATCCTAAATcctatcaaaaaataaaaaaaaaaaatcccgaaaAAGATTAATAAAATTGAAACTCAACTTGTAAtctggcaaaagaaaaaaagctctGGTGTGTTTTCCGTTCGAAACGCCTCGCCAGATATAGACACTAGTGTATTCTATTCTCATATTCTGACGCTTATTGGTGTGCAATAATAGCAAACCTTTACAAATCAGGCAACGTTGGAATTCTTCActtttccaacaatatatatatatatatatatatatatatatatatatatatatatatatatatatatatatatatatatattacgtacttatactgtacggagagggtgttctacactcctggggccccgttctctcctatatatatatatatatatatatatatatatatatatatatatatatatatatatatatatatatatatatcatccctggggataggggagaaagaacacttcccacgtattccctgcgtgtcgtaaaaggcgactaaaagcggagggagtgggaagctggaaatcctcccctccagatttttcttttccaaaagaatgaacagagataggggccaagtgaggattttcccttttgggctcagtcctctgttcttaacgttacctggctaacgcggaaaaaaggaaataacatTCACATTTGAACTTACTGACATTCTAACTTTCCCCGCCTCTTGTTTTTAAAATACCCAACCGACTTATCGTATCAGAAATCGCCTACAGGTGTCTCTACCAACGATAAGaatacgcaggagagagagagagagagagagagagagagagagagagagagagagagagagagagagagagagagagagagagagagagatctaacctAAATAGCCCTACAACCTAGATAGATGGTCGTCTATCTTATGGACGTGCGTACACGGTAacccaacaaatatatatatagtcgtccaCTTCAACTTTGCGCGTACACGCCCACCCCTCGCAATATGTGTTAGGCTTCTGAACGTccttattattaaaagggaaaagttAATACATTTCAGTtgttgaggaaagtgaagaagcataacatgagcAATGTGAGGAAATAGGTGACTTAAAAAGCATGAATTCAACGGACGATTGCATTAAGGAGGAGCCTCTGAACTTGTTCGTAAAGACAAATATTATGTAACACTTCAGCCTGCTGTTCTTTTCGTAATCTTGGGGTACCAGAGGCCTATAGTAAagatgatatatgataaacaACACGAATTCAAAGCAATACTCCCACTTAAGCCACCCCAAACAAGGTCAGGAGTTGACATACCTACGTAGCAAAGTGTTGGGGGGGAATCGAATCCTCTGACAGCAGATGGTTAAAAGTTCGCAAGGGAATGAGTTATTTTGTGGATGTGGCATTCAGAGATTGGATGGTGACACGGGCAAAACCCTCATCGCATCGCgtttgaaataataataataataataataatagttatactAATAAATTAGCAACATTTAATCCTGGTCCAACACAGTAACTTTTACATCAAATTGTAGATTCATCTATATAATTTAACGGTTACGTCAGCTTCAACTCAGGAGCTTACACAATCACCGATTCCATTCTATATCGTACAATAAgtgtttgaatttcttataatagTATTTTTTCACCTATGCTATCTTTATCTTATTCATATTAtacatttttatcattttatctgATCTATTCATCTTATCTAACATTCGATGTATTCAGTAACTACGCGAAATGGAACATTAATCTCTTTCGTGTATCTTGGTTATAACTATACGCTACTGAAAACAAAACTCAAAAAATAATGAGTCATCTAACAGCATTATAGTCAAATACGATGGCACAAGATATCCCATTCCTTACGATTTTCCTTTTGGGAAATATAGATACACACTTTAATGCAAGTTAAATAAACCATGCCCATATGTCACTGTCAAACATTATGGTCTTAGTTAAGACAGTGTATAATTTGGATAAACAAAGACGAGATTCCACAACATAGATTTCTTACATATATGGATTAAAGAACTTATACATAAGCTTGCCCTAAAGTAGTACGCATTTTCTTTCATGAACTATTGCTTTAAATTATTGGTTTAGACTAAAATATTTTCCTTCTGTTCTTTAAAAGTTCTCCTTGGTAGTCGATGTTACTCATTATGTCAGTTGTTCCCAGCAAGAGCACTAACAACAGACTGTTAAGACACTAATGTTGAGAAACTTCGAATAAAAGATGCTTGAAAATCATTTATCATAAAAGGTAAGCTCTGTACACCATATTCACTCTCCGTCACTGAAGACCGTCGAGGTATTTGAAAATTGGTTTATCTTTTTATTGATAACCAGTATATAGACCACATTTGTTATCGTTATCAGtctgtattttgatatatatgcTGAATTAATCTTTTAACTTCACGTCTTTACTTTGTTTCGGTTGCACTACTGACTTCTTATTCACCGTCTGCTCCTTACTCACTCATTACCCTCACAAATTCTCTTCCGTTACCTTTTACTCACAATGTTCTCAGCTTACCCATGAGTAATCTCTAACTTAACCCTTGCTTGACATAGAAATAATCTATCCCAACGATTCAACTCCTAGGTACTAAAAACTCGTTAAATTGATCATGATCCATCTCTTATCCTACTTATATTCTTCACACCGTAGTTTACTATCGACCTACAGTTCTTTTTTAGTCCCTAATCACAGTCTAACCCTTACCTTTCCTATCATTCTTTACCCTCCTCACAGTCTTCTACTTAATCTTCAATCTACGGACAACTTATTCATCATACTAATTAAAAAATGAATCTTCGTCAAACCAAGGCCTTGCTTTATGTAAGGAGAGACGCTTGCCTTACCTATAATCCCTCTCTCGACCTAACGTATTTTCTCGTACTTACCCTCACCCATTTTACCCCATCATCTTACCTAGCGTTAACCCTCCTCCCGCTATCTCACCTGAAACCTCATACGTGCCTCTCCACTTTCATCATCTGTCCCTTACTTTACCttaactttcttactttctctcaACCTCATTTATATTATGCACTTCCTCATTATCCACTACTTATTGGCTTAAAGGCTAATTGTCCGCCACTTACCTTCTCATCCGCTATTTACCACCACTCACCTTGTTCAGTCTGATGCTATTGTCCTCATCCATCATTGGTTTGGCCCAGTCGACGGTGATGTCACGCAGCCCCCATGGCATCAGATGGGAGAACAGCTTACGGCGCGCCATGGCGGCTGCTCGGTGGCTTTCGTATTCGACGAAGGCGTAGCCGCGGTTCTTGGAACGGTCCTTCAGTCTCCCGTGCATGATGACCTTAACCACCCCCTCGGTCACCTGTTGCATCTCCTGCAGCAGCTCCTGCTTGGTACGACTGACAGGGATATTTCCCAGGTACAGCCGCCTGTTGTCCACGCTTAGCCTGACACCTATGTAGCTCCCTGAACGGATCTCGTAGTTGTTCAGCATCTTAACGGCCAACTCGGCTACCAAGGGCGTGGCGTAGGTGACGAAGGCGTAGCCGCGGTTGGTGCCCGTGAAGGTCATCATGAGCCGCAGCTGGTACACAGTGCCAGCCCTCTCTACCACTGGCAGGAGCTCATCTTCAAACAGGTCCCGAGGTAACCTCACGACGAACACCTCGCTGCCCCGTTGGGGCACGGGGTTGCTCCACCCTGGCGGCGGCCCGTATACTCGCTGACCGTTCGTCCGCACAACCAAACACCCTTTCCACTGCCACACTAACCTGGCTGCATACTCTGCCCGGTTCCAGTTCTTCTGGTAACTACAAAGCGACATTTGTAACAGATCATCAACCTCAAAGACTCTTACTGTGTGGTCTGCGAGGCACTAAACCCTGGGCCCCTACGTAGCCTAGTCTCGCCTAAGAGAATTTCAGCGGCACCAAATGATGAGAGGTGATGACACATGTCGaaataaatcattaaaaaaaactcAATAACGCCAATTTAAAGATATATGATACGAGTCGTTGTTAAATCACATGGCATTGCTTCaaaaaaagagacacttttgtTCTAATCTATTGAGTTTAAACAATAAATAAAGAGGAAACACGAGCGCGCGTTACTTTGataacaagaaaacagacgaacgTTGGAGGAAAGTTGAGACAAGTCTGTCACATTTACAAATTATGCCTAACAGTATTCCTCTAGACTTAGGAGCGAGTACTACACTGCAGTATCGGCCATATCTCTCATCAATTCTTATTAGTTTAAGAAATAATCATATCACAAACGTGCTAGCTATGTGCCGTAGACGGTAAAGTATTTCACGGTGTACGGCGCAGTGGCTGAGATCGACTGAGAGCAACAAGCGGGGGACATGTTCCTCCAGAACCACAATGTAAACAAAGTGTCATGACGTGATCGGCGAGACGCTACGCCTCacaactcctcctcttccatcttttaACTCCACGTCACTCCCCAGGATACACTCCATTGGTTGCAATTTTTCctgtacttcctccacttttctagTTACCCAAGTCATTACTTGGCAATGCGTGCTAGAGTAAGTGAATACGTGTTAACGGAAACCATCTGTGGCTTTATTTATCTTTATGTAAGCTGGGTAAACAGCGTACAGCCAGAAGACTGACGCTTATTCTTATGTAACAAAATAAATTTGCCATAGTTGCTCACGATGAAGTAATACAATCCATAACAGAATATTTTCTTCGGAAGAGCTATTTCTTCAAACGCGTATATCTAACCTAACTAAATTTTGAAGACTGTtcgtccattttctttccatttggaTTACGAGTCAAAAACGGAATATTCGATTCTCTATGAACTTGCGTAAAGATATATCAATATTCTCTTAAAAACAAAAGCTTATAactgtatatacttttttattctttaaataTATTAAAATTATGCATAATTAATCCTTATAATAACAAAACATGTTAACGCAACAACTGACCCATGTTTACACGggtaaaaaaaacactttttgtCTTTACACATTTCTCAAAGAATTCCTTGTTGTGAAACAGTCACTTCAGAACTCTAAATATTGGACACGAAGTAAAGGATTATGAACCACCGTATACATGAGTGATTATTCCCTACCATCAGAATGTAACTTTCTGTACAAATAATTCAAGGTCTACCTACATGAAAATAATCAATTGTATTAGACAAACTTGGTGATTTCAGCTTACGTCACAGCATGGATACCCAAGACCTCTGACGAAAATTGATGGTGTCAGCCCATGTGCTGAGCTATTAACACGCGTACGATAGGGTCGAGTTCTCTATATAGTATCGTTGCTGTGTCgtggcctcacaccaccacatgtgATGACGCATGGCAACATTGTGCTTTGTAAACTGAGGCCAAAGACGTTCAGTTCCACACCTTGGAGttatcacaaaaagtaatcagaGCTAACCCACACAATCGAACCACCCAAAACTGCTTGAATGTACATATTAAAAAACAAATTCCTTAAATTCTACAAACATGGGGTTAACTGTGTTCAAACTTGGATCACAAATCAGATTAACAAATGGTTCACACTGAACAATGGGGATGAGGATGATTGAAATGTTCAGGCCTGAACTTTCAACATGGGGTTTTCAAAACTCCCCCACACTAGATCAAACTGAAGATGGGGTTGAACAGAACTAGTAAACAGAACTAACATAAATGCTCACCAATTAGCACTAAACAAAATTTAACATCATATTTGCATATGAACTATGAATAGTTTATGAAGCAATCTCATCTGAACTAGTCTGAACATGAAGGATAAAGAATGTTCACAATTGAACAATGATCTTGGAGTTAATATATCATTCACACCTGAGCTCTGAAAAATGTTCACACACTGGATATGGATATGTCAAAAATGCTCAAAATTAAACACGACTACGGAATGATCACATCGTAAAAAACGCGTCCACACTATAACTGAACATTTATTTAAACGTCCAAACGTGAACAAAGAACAAATAACGTCGACTTAGGAAGACACGGGGCTGACGAAATATGACCATGGATTTGAATTTATCATGTCAACAACGAAACAAGTATATACCAAACAATGAGCACAGATTTCACAAATGTTCATCATGAACATGGGGTGGCTAAGACGAACGTTCTAGCTTGAGAGTAACATAGGGTATATAAATCTTTTACTGTTGAACACGGGTCACGAGGTCAGAACATTAACATCTGAAACTCTAGATATAGGATTAAAAACtagacgaacaaaaaaaaaaaaaaatctgaagagtGAACATGATAAAATGCTTGGAACGTAACAATgaacgagatgaaaaaaaaatgttcacaacTGAACAATGATGATGGAATCAATGAACCACATTTGGACACTGAGCATGGGGTTAACAAAATGTTCACATTAAGAACAATGAACACGGTCAACATATAATGTTCACACCAAACAATAAACATTTACCAGAACGGTAAATGCAGGATTAACACAAGTGTTCTCACCTTGAACCGTGAACATGGGGTAAACAATATTTACATATCTGAACACTAAAACATAAAGTTAACAGAATATTCACATCTGAACATAAGTTAACAAAATGATCACAGTAGTTGCCTTCGGGAACCAAGGCTACTTTACATTTACAATTTCTCTTACCCCTTAAGACTTTTTTAAGTTTTTCAACATCCTTAGCACCTGAAATTAAGGGTTTGGGCTTCTTAAATATGGCCAGCGTTTGAAATGATAGGTTTGACCTCTGAATATCAGCAACGTCTGATTTCAAAGTTTTTACAATGGCTGCCGATATTTTGACGTCAAACCTATGAGAAATCTTAATAAAATAGCCTTTTACAATCCATCGAGGCATATCGCCATGTACACCAGGAATCTACAAAATCGAAGACTTACACTTCATTCTACAAGTATATTCAAAGATATACTGCAATTATCAATTAGAAACTGTGAGAACTACAATCAATATGATTCATATTATGTTTATATGGCATTGTATAACATACACGTCATACGTATGTGCAATTGTGCAATATATTACAGAAGGCAGTTCATTAAATGAAATCAACACTTGCCGAACACCCGCTAAAATTAGTTAATACAAAATAATAATATTCAATATTTTGTTTTACAACTGTTGATTGTATATGATGAAGACTTAGAGTTTTTCCTGCACGTAAATAGTTTTGATTTTGTTCTCCTGATCTTACTATATTCGTTTCTTTTGTCGAGTACACCAATGAGTAAAAACATCAGGGACGTATTACCTAAAATACTACCTAAGTTATATTGGGTCTGCCCCGCATACCAAGCCGGCATCGGATATTAATGTTTCAAACGACTAATTCATATCAAAACCTGTAACGTTAAACAACTCAATTCTTCCCATATCGTTGTGGATTATATCATCAAGTTTGTAAAGGTCGACTGACTTGTAGTATTAGCAGGGCAGCCCCTAGAAAGACAATATAACGTTTGATAACACGCCCTTCAGCTTAATTTTCAGTCTCTTCAATTCTGTGAGCCTACGACACACCAGAGCTTGGAAAGACCTGTTTCGAGACCATTGTTTAGTCTCTAAAACCGTGTTTATATGTCAGACAACTTTTAGGCAATCGTGTGTCACAGAGCAATGCAATCGAACTCTGGTGTGTCTTCGGGTAACAGTTACCAGGAGAGCTGGTGGGTTATTTTGGGCTTAAGGCCTCTTAAGTTTTGTATAAGTTGAGGAGAGTCCTTAACTAAATGCTTCGAGCTAATCTATTTCTCACTTAGGACGCTTCTGTTCCCGGTTCGTCTACCGGCGCGTCACATCGTGTGTGAGAGGGGAAAGCCTAGCTTTATCGCCCCCCCCCATAAATATTGTAAAGACTTAATAAGTGACAGCAATGTGGTGACAGAAGACAGCGACCCTGCTTATGGCTGCCCCAAGGTGTGGAGAATGGCAGTATGTGGTGGCACTAACAGGGCTGTCTGTACCTAGTGCTTAAATATTAAGGAAACGAAAACCTGATATTATCATACTGTGTGGTATGAACGACGCCTACCCAGCCGGCATCatcgcctaaaaaaaaaaaaaaaaacggccgtTACAGTAAAGCTAGGCTATAGTTCGGGGGTGATCTATTTTCTTTGTAAGGGACTCTAAAATCAGGTCTTAGGCTTCTAAGAGAAACTTCGAGTCTATTCTATTTCGTCTAATAAATGGTGGTGAAGTTAATGATTAAAGTGAAGAAATCCTACGTGTCGAGTGCTCTCTAGAACTCCTGCCCTAGAGTACTAGGTAATATAATACCTACATCCTATCCATTAATTGCATAACAATGTTTAAACTAACTAACTCACACTTCCGACCAGTTGAGCTTCGATAAGATTTATTTAAAGTCTAAACTCACAAAGTTCCGTGTGTCTTGACCTTGCGACACTAACTACAACTTTTTTGTGAGTATTTCTCCCTACGTCTTGACCTCATGACATAGAATCACTgcttttctattttttctgtCTACTGGAAAACGAAGACTGACATGAGCTAAATCAAGTCAGTAGTTACGTGTCAAGATTCCACGATTCATTTTGAAATTGTCTCGGTGTTTACGTGCATGCAGGAAGCGCCTGTGTGTCTCCAACAAGCAGTGGTCTCTGGCATGTAACAAAGAGATATGACCCGACAAGCTGGAAGATTTCAAGAAACCCAGCTCAGCATTAATAGAAAACGCCTGCCAGTGGTAGTGTTCAAATTCGTAAAAaacacaaagcaaaacaaaacggAGTGAAGATTCTCGTGACACTCCACTGGAACTACTGTGatactatcttctttttttcttcttcttttttccgcTATTTCTCTATTACCTGCAAGCGTCCTCCCATTACAGTTATGATGAACTATACAATTCACAAACCTTTATATATTTTGAATACGGAAATATATTTCTAACGCTTCCTAAACAAGGCTGGAGAATACACTAGTATGTGCATGTCAATTAATCTATTCCCTTTCGTCGTGGCCATCGAAAGTGTAAAAGTTGCGAAGGATTTGGTTTGGTGATTTACACAGCACGTAACGAGTGTAAACAGGTAGGTGCTAAATATAGCAGTTACCATAACTGAGAACAGCAGTTTCTAGAACTTGGAACTGCTGaaaatgacgatatatatatatatatatatatatatatatatatatatatatatatatatatatatatatatatatatatatatatatatatatatatatagatagatagatagatagatagatatagatagatagatagatgctgaGATATCCATGACAGACAACTGTATTGAacacttttctgttttttttcagtAAAGTTATATAGGGATGTAATAACGGTATATCAAAACTACGCTGCAAGGGAAAAAAGAGAGTTCCCAAAGCGCAAATAATGGAAGGTAACTTGACGGATGGGAATGCCAAAGTACCAAGTTAAGCGGGTCAATACGAGGCTATTTTTTTGAGATGATCACAGCTGCTGTTTACCCTTATC includes:
- the LOC139765994 gene encoding probable RNA-binding protein 46, whose protein sequence is MSLCSYQKNWNRAEYAARLVWQWKGCLVVRTNGQRVYGPPPGWSNPVPQRGSEVFVVRLPRDLFEDELLPVVERAGTVYQLRLMMTFTGTNRGYAFVTYATPLVAELAVKMLNNYEIRSGSYIGVRLSVDNRRLYLGNIPVSRTKQELLQEMQQVTEGVVKVIMHGRLKDRSKNRGYAFVEYESHRAAAMARRKLFSHLMPWGLRDITVDWAKPMMDEDNSIRLNKCRCFCYCSYGCTCGCSSCWTAGGKTAGCKRKENSEASLWWSLEWNCKRAVWVGGRVPPPPC